The nucleotide window GACCTTCTTGCCACTGTTGACCGCAGTAGTGAACACGGGGGTTTCTTCAAGCTTGAAGCGGACATACAACCCGACGATGACCATTACGGCGGACAGCAGGAAGGGGATGCGCCAACCCCACTCCATAAAAGCACCGGTGGTTTCACCGTTGGTGTGGCCAAGCGAGCTCACCAGAACGAGGAACAGGCCATTGGCGGCTAGGAATCCGAAGGGTGCGCCTAGTTGTGGCCACATAGCGGCCCATGCGCGCTTTCCGTGGTCGGCTGTTTCTGTGGCTAGCAGTGCTGCGCCAGACCATTCACCGCCAAGGCCCAAGCCTTGGCAGAAACGCATTAAAGCCAGTAAGGCGGGGGCGGCGAGGCCGATGGTGCCGTAGGTCGGCAGGCAGCCGATGAGGAAGGTGGCGATACCCATGGTGAGCAGTGAGCCGACGAGGGTTGCTTTGCGGCCGATGCGGTCACCAAAATGTCCGAACATGACGGAGCCCAGCGGGCGGCCGAGGAATGCTAGCCCGAATGTTGCGAAGCTAGCCAAGAGGCCGACGGTCGGGTCTTCATTTTTGGGGAAGAACATGAATGGGAAGACCGCGACGGCTGCGGTGGCGTAGGCGTAGAAATCGTAGAACTCGATCGTGGTGCCGATCGTCGAGGCAATGATGATGCGCCGCTTGGTTGTCGCGTCTAGTGGGGTTCGCTTGTTTGCGTGTGGCTGCTGTTGGGTTGCCGCCTCAGTCGGTGTGGTTGTGGTGTGATTCGTTGACATGGTGGACGATGGTAGCAAGAAAAGTCCACAATGTGAAAACCTTGTCCTGTGTTGCGGGAATTAGCTGTTGTTTAAGTGTCGTGTGGCGGCTGAGGGTGGGTGTCGCTGGATGCTGGACCTCTGGTGGGGAGGGGGTTGATAATTCTTGAAATGACATAATGTACATTATCGGCTAAATAGATGAAATGGTGTTATGCACGGCGTTTGCTCCCAACCGCCGTGCCCCTAGGCCTTCTCATGTGGCGCCTCGCCGCTACACCTTCTCTAGGGTCAGCCTGATGTTGAGCTCGCCCTGTTCGTCGATCACTGCGGCCACAAACTCTGGTGTCTGAACGTCAAAGTCCAAACGGTTGATCGGCACGGTCCCGCCGATGATCACTCGATTACCCGTGCGCAAAATGTCCAACGGTGCATCGACGTTCTTGCTCACCCCGTGGAGCGTCAGCACGCCCGGCACTGTAACGTGTCCCACAGTTCCATCTTCTGTGATGCCGTCAATCGACACGGGCTTATCGACGGCAAAAACTGCTTCGGGATAATCCTCGGTGTGTAAAATCCCCCGGCGCACATTGATATCTCGCTTTTCGACATCCGTTTCGAGTGTGTCCATTGCGACCACGATTTTGGCTTGGGTCAGCTGTGTGCCCGTTACCGTCACTGTGCCTGTTACGTCATGTGTGGAGCCCGAGGTGTCTTTATCTTCACCGGGCAAAATTTCATGGAAGGTGTAACCCACCGAGGTCATATTCGCGCCGCTGCCGTGGATGACTTCCCACGTGCCCTCCATGTCGGTGCTCGCGGGCAGCGCGCCGTCGGTGTGGATCTCCCCCGTCTTGATGCCTGTGCTTGTCAGCGCCTTGTAGACGACTGGGCCGACGCTCGCGAATGCCAACAATACGATGGCGACGATGGTCAGGACAACGAAGGGTGAACGGGACACAGGCTTCATAAGCAACTAGTTTAAACCCCCGTTCGGACAACAGAGGCCTTGACCTAGCGTTGGGCGTGGTGTTCAGCGGAATGCGCCAGCCGGATAAGCTCTTTGGCTAGCACGGTGAGCTCATCGGTGTCGGCGCCGTCTTCGATGGCTGTAAGAATGTCCTCTGCGCCGCAGCGAAGCTCAAACAAGGCGTCGCCTAATGCCCGCGATGCACCAACAGTGGCGTGGGCTGTGACCGCCGTGGCCTGTTGGGCGTCTGCGGCGGCCTGCGGCTGTCCGGTGGCGGGATCAGTGCCCGTGGCATCCTTGCGCACGATGAGGAGGTTTCGGCGCTCGTAGGCGCGTTGTTTACAGGAGTTACTGCAGTATTTCTTTCTGCGGCTCGCAGCTGGATCGAGCTCTTTGCCGCACCATTGGCAAAAGGCCGGTGCGCTGCTTGCCTGGCTACTGCGCTTCTTGGGCGATGACGTCGGCTGGGTTGCGGTCGCAGCGGACGTGTCTGCGGCGGTGGGTTCGGGCGTGCTCACACACCGCACTATAGCGCACGGTGGTACAGTGGTCACTTGTTGTTTAAGGAGGAGACACTTTGGCAGATCGAGTTCTTCGCGGTAGCCGCATGGGCGCCGTGAGTTATGAAACAGACCGCGATCATGATTTGGCCCCCCGCCAGATGGTTCGCTACCGCACCGATAACGGCGAAATTTTCGAGGTGCCTTTCGCTGATGACGCTGAAATTCCCAGCGAATGGTCGTGCAAGAACGGCATGACAGGCACCCTCATGGAGGGCGAAGGCCTAGAAGCCAAGCCGGTGAAGCCTCCGCGTACCCACTGGGATATGCTGCGTGAACGCCGCAGCATTGAAGAGCTCGATGAGCTCCTGGAGGAGCGCATCGAAAATCTACGCAAGCGCCGCCGTAATGCAGCCCGCCTGCTGAAGCAGCAGCAAGAGGAAGCCACCGCAGCGCAGGTGGAAGCTTCGAAGTAGCTAGAAGAAGTAGCTTGAAACAGAAAAGTTCCCTCACGGCCTGGTGTCTGTGAGGGAACTTTTTTATGCTGCTCAGTGGTGTAAACGCTAGATGTTGTGCTTCTTGCGGAAACGTTGCAGTTCGTAGGTGGCGATCTTCTTGGTTTCTTTGAACGCTTCGGAGATTTGCTCGCCACGGTGGGCAGCACCCCACTTGGTGACCTCCAACAAAGAATCCTTGACGAAGCTTCCGTCTAGCTTGGATTCGCCGATTTCGCGTTCCGTGAAGGTGATCGGCACCTCGCGTACGTCGTAGCCACCGTGGACTGCACGCCAGGCCAAATCCACCTGGAAGATGTAGCCGGCGTTGGATAGCTCGTCGAGGTCCAGAGCCTCAAGAAGCTCACGCCGGTAGGCACGGTAGCCGGCAGTCATGTCGGACAGGCCGGCCCCTAGAGCGAGGGAGATGTAGATGTTGCCGCCCTTGGACAGCACCCAGCGCTTCTTCGGCCAGTTGACGACCTTGCCGCCGGGAATGTAGCGGGAACCGATGACCAGATCAGCGCCGTTATCGATTTCCTCCAGCAACAGGTGCAATTGTTCGGGTGCGTGGGAGCCGTCTGCGTCCATTTCGCACAGGACGTCGTAGCCTTTTTCGAGACCCCATTGGAAGCCGGCGACGTAGGCGCCGCACAGTCCCCCTTTGCCCTCGCGGTGGAGCACGTGGATGTGCTCATCGCTTTCTGCCATGCGGTCGGCGCGTTCCCCGGTGCCGTCGGGGCTGTTGTCATCGACGATGAGGACGTCAACCTTGGGGGCTGCCTTGCGCACGCGCCCGGTAATGAGCGGGAGGTTTTCCAGCTCGTTGTAGGTCGGGATGATGACGAGAGTCTTCACTGTAGTCCTTGGCTCCTTATTATCCGTTGGTGTTTTCGGTTGTGTGCTGAAGGCACATATAGGGCCAGGGGGCTGCCTGACCCTGTCGTTTCCTGTCAGTCTGCGTCAGCTCTTCGAGCTGCGAGGAGCGCTGCGATAGCGCTTAGCCAGCCGAAAACCATCGTTAGGTATTCGACCACATTGCCATAGCGTGCCGCAAACGTCACAGTCGTGCGCAACGGCACGGAATCGATGAGCGTCGCGGCTTCAAAAATCCCGGATTGCTGCGTGACCTGGCCATTTGGAAGGATGATTGCGCTGGAACCGGAGGTTGCAGCAACAATGACAGAGCGGTCTAATTCACGCGCTCGCAGCCGTGACATGGCCAGTTGCTGGTAGGTCATGTCGGTGAAACCGAAGGTCGCGTTGTTGGTGGGGGTGGTGAGGATTTCTGCACCGGCTTTTACGGCGTCTCTTCCTGCAGCATCGAATGCGACCTCGTAGCAGGTCGATACTCCCACTCCAAGTTGGTGGCCGTTGTGATTGATGTGTACTACACCGTTGCCGTCGCCGGGCACGAAGTTTCCGGCCTGGTCGACGTATGAGGAAAAGAGGCGGAAAAAACTGCGGTAGGGCATGTACTCGCCGAAAGGCTGGAGGTATTTCTTGTAGTGCCTCTCCCCTGGCCCGGTGGTTGGGTCGAACACAACGACGGTGTTGTGGTCTTCGGGGTCACGCGTGAGTGTGCCGACCAGTGTAGGGGCGTTCGCGTGGTTGACTGCGCGCGTAATGGAAGCCATTGCGGTGGGGTCGCTGAAGGGGTTGACGTCCGAGGCATTTTCAGGCCAAACCACCAGGTCGACGGGCTGGTCTATGCCTTCGGTTTGTTTCACATGGTTGTTTAATACGGCGCGTCGCTGGGCGTTGAAGTCCAGCCCCATGCGCGGCACGTTGCCTTGCACCGCCGCTACCTTCAGCACATCGTCTGATGTTTCGGCCGCTTGCGCTGAGCTGTCTTGGTCGATGGTTAGCCATGCGCCGCTGCCAACTACTGCTAGCAGGCTGGCCAAGCTCACGGCTGTGGGCGCAATTATTGATGACTTCGCGGGCCGTGCGCTGGGCTGTCCACGCAGGCGCAATGCGGCGCTAACGAGGACAAACAGTGCGGCGCTGCACGCAACCGTGGCGGTGGTGACCAGGGATGGCCCGCCTAGTGCAGCGAACCCGACGAGGGGGCCATCGACTTGTCCCCAACTGATGCGCCCCCATGCGAAACCACCAAAAGGCCATGTAGAGCGCAGCCACTCCGTTGCACAAAACATCAATGCGAACGCGGCCAGGGCCCAATAGCGTCGCCTGTACGCTAGTGACGTCGCGGCGGCTGCGAACAATCCGATGGGGATGCTGTAGAGCGATTCGGTGATAGCGAGCGCAATATAGGGCATCTTGCCTACGAACACGCCGATCCATGGCAGGAGAAATAAATACAGCGTCAGCCCGTGAATGAGTCCGACAAGAGCCCCCACGCGTAGACGGGGGCGGTCATCACATCCCCAGGGTGCGGCGGCAACAAGTAGGAGGGTGATCCCGATGATTCCTAGGCGCCAGTGGCTATGCGGCGCGTAGGACATAAACACCATCCAGCCGGATAATGCCGCCAGCAGGCCACGCGCAGCGGAGATGGCGACACCGGTGCTACGCGACGTCATTATTTATCGTTGCTACCTGTGTCTGTGCCGAAGTCTTCCGGGGTGATGGTGCGCGACCACTGGGAGATGTCCTCATCCGAGGGGGCGGAGCCATCTGCGGGACTGCCGTCTTCGTTGATGACGAAGGTTCCATAACTGACGGGAGCGCCACCGGACGCACGCATCGATACAGTCTCGAAGGCCCTACCGCCGAATTCCTCAAGGCGGCGACGCAGTTGGCGGGCAAGAAGCTGCCTAACCAGAACACGCGTTGGGGCGATGATCAGCAGCAGACCAGCGATGGTTGTAACGAAGCCCGGCAGAGCAACCCCGAAAGCGCCGGTAGCAACAAGACCGAGATCGCCGGCAGCAGCACCCGGTTTTTCCCTTCCAGCCTGCAGCTTGCGCGCGATCGAACGCATCTCTACTGCGGCGAGCATCAGGCCACCGAAGAAAAACGCGATGAGAGCGACCAGGGCCCAACCGGTGCCGATGAGTTTGGAAACACCGTAGAAGGCGAGCGCCTCAATCAGCAGATAAGGAATAACAACTACTAAAGGCATGCCCGCCAGTCTACTTGCCTAACCATGCACAGCGGTGACAGCACCAAGGGTTGATCGCTAGGAGCGTTCCTCCAGTTCACCCTCCATATCAAGGAAGGTCTGACGCAGAGTGTCCAAGGCTTCCTGGGTGGGCTCCTCCCACAAGCCGCGGTCGGCAGCCTCCAGCAAACGTTCGGAGATGTCCTTAAGCGCCCACGGATTGGACTGCTCGAAAAACTCGCGGTTGACCGGGTCTGCCACATAGGTGTCGGTCAGGGTCTCGTACATCCAATCGTCCATCAGACCGGTGGTCGCGTCGTAACCGAACAGGTAGTCAACGGTGGCGGACATTTCGAATGCGCCCTTGTAGCCGTGGCGGCGCATAGCCTCAATCCACCGGGGGTTGACCACGCGAGCGCGGAACACACGGCGGGATTCCTCGTGCAGGCTACGGGTCTTGACGGTTTCCTGGCGGGTGGAGTCACCGATGTAGGCCTCGGGGTCCTTACCCGTCAGTGCACGCACGGTGGCGACCATGCCTCCGTGGTACTGGAAGTAATCATCAGAGTCCGCGATGTCATGTTCCTTGGAATCCATGTTCTTCGCAGCGACCTGGATGCGCTTGTAGGCCTGTCGCATTTTTTCGGCGCCTTCGACACCTTGGATGCCGCGGCCATAAATGTAGCCGCCCCAGGTTGTGTAGACCTCAGCCAAGTCGGCGTCATCACGCCAGTTGCCCGACTCGATCAGCTCGAGTAGGCCAGCGCCATAGGTGCCGGGCTTGGAGCCGAAAATTCGGGAGACGTGGCCCTCGGGTAGCTCTCCCCCACCCTGTTCGGCAGATTCCTCCGCGGCGTGGGCCTTGACGAAATTCTGCTCGGCTGGTTCGTCCGCGTGCGCGGCCATTTGCACGGCGTCATCAAGAAGGGACAACACGTGCGGGAAGGCATCGCGGAAGAAGCCCGATACACGAACGGTGGTGTCGATGCGGGGCCTGCCCAGTTCCTCCAACGGGATGAGCTCTAGGGAGGTCACGCGCCGGGAGGCTTCGTCCCACAGGGGGCGGACACCCAGCAGGGCGAAGACTTCGGCGATGTCGTCGCCGGATGTGCGCATGGCGGAGGTACCCCACACGGATAGGCCGACAGAGGTGGGGTATGCGCCGTCGTGTTCGGATTGGTAGCGCTCGATGAGGGAATCTGCAAGCAGCTGGCCGGTTTCCCACGCCAGTCGGCTGGGCAGAGCCTTGGGGTCGACGGAGTAGAAGTTGCGACCGGTGGGCAGGACGTTCATCAAACCGCGCATGGGGGAACCAGACGGACCCGCCTCGATGAAGCCACCATTGAGCGCGTGCAGGATCTGGGTGATTTCTCGCGGAGTTTGGGCCAGGCGGGGCACAATTTCGGTGCAGGCGAATTGAAGGATTGCGCGGACGGTGTCCACATTGGCGCTGTCAGGCAGAGTTGCATTATTGATGACGCCGTCGATGGCGTCAGCATTCCACTCTGCCGCATCTAGTGCGACGAGTAGATCGCGAGCATAGTTTTCAACTTCGTCGACTCGGGTTCGGCTTTCGTCGCCTTGTTCGCTCAACCCTAAGGCTTCGCGCAGACCGACGACGGCCATTTCGCCGCCCCAGAGTTGGCGGGCGCGCAGCATCGCCAGGATGAGGTCGATGCGGACGTCTTCCGAGATTTCCTCGCCGAGGATGTGCAGTCCGCCCCGGATCGCGACGTCCTTAATCTCGCACAACCAGCCGTCAATGTGCATGAGCATGTCGTCGAAGACGTCTTCGGCGGGGCGTTCTTCCCAGCCGAGGTCTTTGTCCATTTGGGCGGCGGTGAGCAGCGTCCAAATCTCTTGGCGGATGGCGGGGAGTTTGGCGGGGTCCATCGCCGCGATATTGGCGTGCTCGTCTAGTAGCTGCTCCAGGCGGGTGATATCCCCGTAGGTTTCGGCGCGTGCCATGGGGGGAATCATGTGGTCGACGAGTACGGCGTGTGCGCGACGTTTTGCCTGGGTGCCTTCACCGGGGTCGTTGACGAGGAAGGGGTAGATCAAAGGCAGGTCGGCTACCGCTTGGTCCGTGTAGCACTCGCTCGACAAGCCCACTGCCTTACCGGGCAGCCATTCCATGTTGCCGTGCTTACCCATGTGGACGATCGCGTCCGCCCCAAAAATTTCACGCAACCAGAAGTAGGTTCCCAGGTAGTGGTGGTTGGCGGGAAGATCAGGGTCGTGATAGATGCCCACTGGGTTATCACCGAAACCACGTGGCGGCTGCACCATGACCACGACGTTGCCGAACACCAGGCCGGCGACGTAGATCTCTTGGGTCTCGGGATTGACGTAGTGTGTGCCGGGGGCCGCACCCCAGTGCTCCGTCATTTCTTCCTGCATGACTGCAGGAAGAGTGTTAAAGAAAGCCTTGTAATCCTCGGCGCTGACCTTCAGCGGGTTGGAAGCCAATACCTCCTCGGTCAACCAGTTCGGGTCGTGGCCGCCTGCGTCGATGATGGCGTGCATAAAGGTGTCGCCATCCATGAGCGCCGGGTCATCGTTATAACCAGGAATCGCGGAGGTGTCGCCCAGGTCGTATCCGGCGTCATGCAGCGCTTTGAGCACGCGCAACGTCGATGCCGGGGTATCCAAGCCCACAGCGTTGCCGATGCGGGCGTGCTTGGTGGGGTATGCCGACAGCATGACGACGATCTTCTTGTCTTCATTGCGCAGGTGCCGCAGGCGGGCGTGCCTGTACGCGATCGACGCTAGCCGTGAGCAGCGCTCGAGGTCCGGAACATAAGAGATCAACCCGTCGGAGTCGTACTCTTTGAAGCTGAACGGAATGGTGATGATGCGCCCGTCGAACTCCGGCACCGCAACTTGGGTGGCGACGTCCAAAGGGCTCAGGCCGTCGTCATTATCCTCCCAGTCGGCTCGGGGATTGGTTAGCGCGAGACCCTGAATGATCGGCACATCAAGTTCCGCGAGCTGCTTGACATCCCAGGCCTCATCGTCGCCACCGGCACCCACCCCGGTTGGTTTAGTTCCACCGGCAGCTAGCACGGTGGTGATCAACGCATCCATGGTGCGAAGCTCATCAAGCAGATCATCCGGAGCCTGACGCAGCGACGCGGAGAAAATCGGCACCGGGGTGGCGCCACGTGCAGCAATAGCGTCGCACAGGGCCCGAATGTAATCGGTGTTACCGGCCAAATGATGCGCGCGGTAATACAGAACAGCAATCCGTGGTGACGCTCCCCCAACCACGGTGCGAACCGATTCGGGCTGATAATCCAGGTGCCCCCAGAAAGGCATGCGAGAAGGCTGCTCGAAACCAAAACCAGTCAACAAAATCGTGTCAGACAGAAAGTTATGCAGATTGACCAGGTTCGCTTCCCCACCCTCAGCCAGGTAAGTATGCGCCGTCGTCACCACGCCAGCGGGAACAGTAGATAATTCCGTCAGCTCCGCATCCACAGCGAGCTCGCCCGAGACCAAAATGACCGGCTTGCCACTGGCCAACACGTGATCCACGCCGGATTCCCATGCCCTGCGACCGCCCAACAGACGCACGATCACGATGTCCGCGGCATCAAGATGCTCATCCAGCTTGTCTAAACGTCCACTAAAGCGGTTGGCGTTGGCGTAGGAAAACTCCACCCCCTCGTGGCGGGAGGCTGCCTTGGCCGTCAACAGGTCGGTGTCAGAGGTGGTGAGTAGAAGAATCACGAGAAACTGCCTTTCTGGGAAAACGCGCCCAGGGTAACGTTGGAGACATTCATCACGACCCACAGGGGCCGATGTGCGCACGCGGGGGTGGTCTGACTATGACAGTGGCGCGACCGTGCCGGATTTGCACCGGATTCACCCACCCTGCGCGGTGGACAATATCCCCCAAAGGGGCTTCTGACAGCCTACCCCAGCTCATGGTGAGCCCGCCGTATCGATAGGGTTAAACACTATGTCTGTAGCTGATTCTTATCACCTTGGCGACCGCACTCGCTCCGACGGGTGCCCGGGCGCTCTGAGCATGCACAAAGCCAAGGATGGACGCATCGGCCGCGTGCGCGCGCCGGGCGGTCGGGTTACCTCGCGGCAGTGGGAAGCCCTCGCACACATGGCGGAAACTTTCGGCGACGGTCACATCCACCTCACGACCCGCGGCAACATCCAGATCCGCGGTATCTCCGAAGGCGACATGGACGCATTCGCTGAAGCGTGCGAAGCCGGCGGGTTTCTGCCCAGCCGCGAGCACGACAAAGTACGCAACATCATCTCCTCCCCCATGGCGCACAGCCGTTACGCCGAATGCGACGTCGCGTGGATAGTCGCGGAACTCGATGACGCGCTGATTGCGTCCCGCGACGTCATTGGTCTATCCGGCCGCACCTTGTTCGGTATCGATTCGGGTGAGGGGGACATTATGGCCCAGCAGCCCGACTTCGGTGTCGTATTGTCCACAACCAACCCCAAGGTCGCCCAGATCATCGTGGGTGGTTGCCCTATCGGCCTATTCGTCTCACATGATGACGCCGCGAGGGCTCTGGTCGCAGCCGCCTCACGCTGGCAGGAGATCCGCGGCACCGCCTGGCGCGTGCAAGAAAAACCGGAGGTGTTGCCCGACCTGATCGACACGATTGCCTCCGCTGTGGAGTGCCTCGATATCGACCATGTCACCCACGATCATGCGAGCACCATTGCCCCACCCCAACGGGGCGCCTTCCTGGATGATCCTCGTCCGATCGGGTGGCTGCCCCACCCCGAAACCGGCGAAGTATCCCTGGGGTGCTCACTGGCGTTCGCACACATGTCGGCTGATGTCGCGCGGATACTCGCCGCAGTCGACCGACCCATCGTCGTCACCCCCTGGCATAGCCTGGTTATACACGACCTACCCGAAGCCATCGCCGAACGCCTGGTGGAAATGCTCGCACCCCGCGGTGTGCTCTTCGACCAACAGTCCCCCTGGGTGCAGGTCAGCGCATGCCCGGGTATCGCAACATGCGAAAAATCCCATTCGGACACCAGAGCGGATGCCGTCAGCTTCATCCGCTCCATGGTCGACGGAACAGACGAGCACACACCCGACGCACCACGTGGAAACAACAACCTGCGGGTGCACTTTTCTGGCTGTGTGCGCCGCTGCGGCCACCCACAAGGCGCCTACGTGGACTACCTCGCCACCGGCGACGGCGAATACGAGGTAACCGAAGTGACCAGCCCAACCCCCGTGTAGCGTAGAAATCTATGAACCACAACAGCTCCGAGCAGTTCGGCCCCCACAACTACATCACTGACGGGGCAGAAATCTACCGCCGCTCGTTCGCAATGATCCGCGAGGAAAGCAACTTAAGCGGATTCGACCCAGCGCAGCAAACCGTCGCCGTCCGCATGATCCACGCAGCGGGCCAGACCGACCTCGCCGGAGACATCGAATTCTCCCCCAACCTGGTGCCGGCCGCGCGCCGGGCCCTGGAACAGGGTGCCCCGATTATTAGTGACGTCAATATGGTCGCGAGTGGCGTTACACGCAAGCGTTTGCCAGCCGACAACCCCGTGGTGTGTTTGCTTAAAGACCCGCGTACCCCTGAGTTGGCGGCGCAGCTGGGCACGACGCGCACGGCTGCCGCAATGCAGTTGGCCGGGGACATGCTCGATGGTGCTGTGGTGGCCATTGGTAACGCCCCCACTGCCCTGTTCCATCTGCTTAATTGGTTTGCGGATGCGGATGCCCGGGGTATTGCGCGGCCGCGTCCTGCCGCAGTACTGGGTATTCCGGTGGGGTTTGTCGGCGCTGAGGAATCAAAGCAGGCCTTGAGCGATGTCGCCGCCGACCTTGGGTTGGAGTTTGTGACGGTTCATGGCCGCAGGGGCGGTTCGGCGATCACCTGTGCTGCTCTTAACGCACTCGCGGCGGAAAAGGAGATTATGTAAATGACGCACTCCGCACACACCCCGGCAGGTTCGGCTGCTTCCCGCACAGCACCCTTCGGTAGTGATGACGCCGCGTGGGATCTGCCGGGCACGCTCATTGGGGTTTCCGTCGGCCCGGGGGATCCGGAACTGCTGACACTCAAAGCTGTGCGTGCCATCGAGCAAGCGGATGTGGTGGTGTACCACTCCAAGAAGGGGCGTCCTTCTGCTGCCGCAATCCCGGCCAAGGACTTGCTCGGGGCGGGACGTCAGCGCGGCCAACACCACGTGCACTTGGAGTACCCCGTCACCACGGGATCAACCGACCATCCCGGCGGCTACGCAGGGGCGCTCGCAGAGTTCTATGTTGACGCCGAGCGCACCATCGAGCAGTTCCTAGCCGAAGGTAAAACCGTCGCTGTCCTGGCCCTCGGTGACGCCCTGCTTTACAGCTCCTATCAGCACATTCACCGCATGTTTGAAGCGCGGTGCAACTGCGAAGTCATCCCCGGGATTAGCTCTATCGCTGGGGCTACCGCGGTTGTCGCTAAACCGTTGACCGAAGATGACGAAACGCTGGTCGTC belongs to Corynebacterium argentoratense DSM 44202 and includes:
- a CDS encoding nitrite/sulfite reductase, producing MSVADSYHLGDRTRSDGCPGALSMHKAKDGRIGRVRAPGGRVTSRQWEALAHMAETFGDGHIHLTTRGNIQIRGISEGDMDAFAEACEAGGFLPSREHDKVRNIISSPMAHSRYAECDVAWIVAELDDALIASRDVIGLSGRTLFGIDSGEGDIMAQQPDFGVVLSTTNPKVAQIIVGGCPIGLFVSHDDAARALVAAASRWQEIRGTAWRVQEKPEVLPDLIDTIASAVECLDIDHVTHDHASTIAPPQRGAFLDDPRPIGWLPHPETGEVSLGCSLAFAHMSADVARILAAVDRPIVVTPWHSLVIHDLPEAIAERLVEMLAPRGVLFDQQSPWVQVSACPGIATCEKSHSDTRADAVSFIRSMVDGTDEHTPDAPRGNNNLRVHFSGCVRRCGHPQGAYVDYLATGDGEYEVTEVTSPTPV
- a CDS encoding precorrin-8X methylmutase, coding for MNHNSSEQFGPHNYITDGAEIYRRSFAMIREESNLSGFDPAQQTVAVRMIHAAGQTDLAGDIEFSPNLVPAARRALEQGAPIISDVNMVASGVTRKRLPADNPVVCLLKDPRTPELAAQLGTTRTAAAMQLAGDMLDGAVVAIGNAPTALFHLLNWFADADARGIARPRPAAVLGIPVGFVGAEESKQALSDVAADLGLEFVTVHGRRGGSAITCAALNALAAEKEIM